TCTCATCATTGGGGGACTGTTCCTGGGAATCGGCGGCGCCATCTTCTCGGTAGGGGTTACATCATTGCCGAAGTATTACCCGAAGGAAAAGCATGGGTTCGTTAACGGAATCTATGGTGCCGGGAATATCGGTACAGCTATTACAACATTTTCAGCACCGATCATAGCCACTCAAATTGGCTGGACGGCAACTGTTAAGCTGTATCTGGTGCTTCTGCTTGTGTTCGCTGCATTGAATTTCTTTGCCGGTGATCGTCAGGAAAATAAAGTGAAAGTGCCGCTCATGGAGCAGATCAAGAGTGTATATAAGAATGAAAAATTATGGTTCTTCTCGCTATTTTATTTCATTACATTCGGATCATTCGTTGCATTCACTGTATATTTACCAAACTTCCTCGTTACGAATTTCGGTCTCGAGAAAGTGGATGCAGGGATGCGGACAGCCGGCTTCATCGCCTTGGCTACGTTCCTTCGTCCGCTCGGCGGGTGGTTGGCGGATAAATTTCAGCCGCTGTTTCTATTAATCGGTACTTTTGGTGTTTATACTATTGCAGCGATCATACTGGCATTCTCTCCATCGATCGGCCTATATACAGTCGGAACCTTGGCAATTGCCGTCAGTGCTGGAATCGGTAATGGTGTCATTTTCAAACTCGTTCCGTTCTATTTCCATAAGCAGGCGGGTATCGCGAATGGGATTGTTTCCATGATGGGTGGTCTCGGTGGATTCTTCCCGCCGCTCATGCTCGCGGCTATTTACTCCATCACAGGCCAGTACTCCATCGGATTTATGTTACTGTCGCAAGTTGCTTTGGCGAGTCTCGTAATCGTGATATGGTTGTACTATCAGGATCGTCTTGCAGTGGCAGCCGAAGTTTTTGATTCGATGGGGCAGGGAGTCATCGTTACAGACGTTTCCGGCAACATCCGGGCAGTAAATCCGGCGTTTACGCGCCTGACTGGATTCAGTAAGGAAGACGTCATAGGACAAAACCCGCGGATTATGCAATCCGGCAAGCAATCGAAGGAGTTCTACAGTAAGATGTGGAAAGAGATAAAAGAAAATGGAATTTGGCAGGGCGAGATTTGGAACAAGCGGAAAAACGGGGAAGAGTATTTGCAGTGGCTGAATATCAGCACGGTCAAAGACGAAACCGGGGAGCCGATTCAGTACGTCGGCACATTCAGTGACATCACGGCCAAACAGGAATCTAAAACAAAAGGGCTGTCGGTCTGACCGGCCGCCCTTGCGTTATGTGAAAGGTGCGGCACTTGCATGAACGAACGCTATTCAAGACAGACGCTATTCAAGCCGATTGGCCATGCCGGGCAGCAACAGCTCTCGGAAGCTGCTGTAACCATTGTCGGTTGCGGGGCACTTGGATCGGCAATCGCTGAAACCCTTGTCCGGGCGGGTATTGGCGAGATTCATCTTGTAGACCGGGATTATGTGGAATGGTCGAACCTTCAGCGCCAGCAATTATTTACAGAAGAAGATGCAAAACAAATGCTGCCGAAAGTGGCAGCCGCCGAAACGCGGCTGAAAGCGATCCGGGGAGACGTGCGTCTCTACACGTATCTGGATAATCTTGATGCGCCACTGGCAGAGAAGCTGGCAGCTGGCAGCAACGTCATCATGGATGCGACCGATAATTTTGAAACGCGACTGCTGATCAGCGATGTAGCGGCGAAGTATCAAATTCCATGGATCTATGGCGCGTGTGTTGGCAGCTCGGGCGTCGTGTTTCCATTTGTGCCGGGTGAATCGGCTTGTTTCCGCTGCCTGCTGCCGGTTTTGCCTTCTGTGAATGAGACATGTGACACAGTCGGCATCATTGCGCCTGCTGTGCAGATTACGGCAGCGCTGCAATGCGCGGAAGCGCTGAAGTGGCTGAGCGGCAACCGGGAAGCCTTACGGAAGAAAGTTCACCACTTCAATCTATGGGACAATTCCCAACTGGATGTGGGAATCTCAAGAATCCGGAATGCGGCCTGTGAAACATGCGGAGAAGAACCGGTTTACCCATCCCTGCAGTCAGTGGGATATGGGGCTGCTGTGTTATGCGGACGGGATGCTGTACAGATTCTGCCGGATCCGAACCGGCCGATCACGCTTGATGATGCAGAGCAAGTCGGCAGCCGGCTGGAAGCAAATGTGCGCCGGACTCCATATTTTGTGGAATTGACAGCGCTGGGACACCGGATGGTGCTTTTCGGGAATGGCCGCCTGCTTATCCATGGTACAAAAAATGCCAAAGAAGGACAGCGGCTGTACCACCAGCTATTCGGTTAAAGAGGAAGGGGATTTATATGCTGCAACCATTTCAAGGAGACAGGGCACTGCGTATCGCAGTGCTGACTGTGAGCGATACCCGGAACGAGCAGACGGACAAGGGTGGACCGCTTGTCCAGGAACTTGCCTTGGCTGCCGGTCTTGAAATCGGCGCATACGAAATCAGGAAAGATGACACCACAGCCATTCGCGAAGTGCTCGCGGAATGGCTGCAGCGCGAGGATCTGGATGCCGTGGTTACGACGGGCGGAACTGGTATTGCAAATCGTGACGTGACCATCGAAGCTGTGAGGCCAATGCTGCAGAAGGAATTGGATGGCTTCGGCGAGCTGTTCCGTTTCTTGAGTTACGCGGAAGACATCGGCACGAAGGCACTCCTGTCAAGAGCGTTGGGCGGAACAGCTGCAGAAAAAGCCATATTTGTTCTTCCGGGTTCAACAGGAGCAGTCAGACTGGCGATGGAGCGGCTTATTCTTCCGGAAATTCATCATATTATGAAGGAGCTGACAAAGCATCGTCAGCCCCGGGTGTAATCGCCTGATTTGCCGCCTGTCTTCTCGATCAGCATGGTCGGACCAATCACCATTTCCTTACCGGCCGCCTTGCACATGTCATAGATGGTCAAAGCGGCGGCAGATGCTGCAGTGAGGGCTTCCATCTCAACACCGGTCGGCCCTTTTGTCTTAACTGCTGCAATAAGGATTACCTCGTAATGATTAGCATCTTCATCGACATTCCATTGGAATTCAATGTCGACGCCACTCAATGCGAGAGGATGGCACATTGGGATAATCTGGGCAGTGTTTTTGGCGGCCATAACACCCGCCACCTGTGCGACTGCAAACACATCCCCTTTTTTATTGGTGCCTTCCTTGATCTGGCGGTAGATTACTTTATTCAGCAGAACTGCAGTCCGGGCGCGGGCCGTCCGGACTGTTTCAGCTTTATCCGATACATCGACCATTTTGGCGCGGCCCTGTTTGTTAAAATGTGTAAGTTCGGACATTGGGATCATCCTTTCAGATATAATTAATTATCAGTATAGCATGCCAGCAGTAAGGAGCAGATAGCGATGGTGGAACACAGAAAACCGATTCCGGTGCATGAAGCGGTTGCCCGGGTTATCAATAAAGCGAAACCGCTCGGAACCGAAACCGTTCCGCTTGCAGAGAGCTACGGCAGGATTTTAGCGGAACCGGTTGCGGCATCCCATGCCGTTCCGCCATTTGACCGTTCACCTTATGACGGCTTTGCAATCCGCTCAACAGATTCAGTCGGTGCATCAGGGGATCATCGGGTGAAGTTTGCCATAGTGGATTACATTGGTGCAGGAGCTGTTTCTAAAGCAGTGCTTGGTCCTAATGAGGCTGTCCGCATCATGACGGGTGCTCAGTTGCCGGAAGGAGCAGATGCCGTCGTAATGCTTGAGCAGACTGCCGAATTGGAGAATGGTTTTACTATCCGTAAGCCGTTTAAGGCATTGGAGAACCTGTCACTCAAGGGAGAGGATGTACAGGAGGGTGAGGAAGTGGTGCCGGCTGGGAGCCTGATTCATCCGGGAACGATTGCGGTGCTGGCCACGTTCGGCTATGCCGAAGTTAGAGTGGCGAAACGGCCGGTTGTTGGCGTTCTGTCGACCGGAACGGAGCTGCTGGATGTAAGCGAGCCGCTGGTACCCGGAAAAATCCGGAACAGCAATGGCCCGATGATCGCGGCACAGCTGGCTCGTATGGGGATTGACTGCAAAATGTACGGTCTTTCCGTTGATCATTTGGAAGACAGTTTAAAAGCCGTACAACGGGCAGCTGCGGAAACGGATTGTCTGATTACGACTGGCGGGGTTTCTGTCGGCGATTTCGATTTTCTTCCGGCGATCTATGAACGGTTGGGCGCGCAAGTTCTGTTCAATAAAGTGGCGATGCGTCCAGGGAGTGTGACAACCGTCGCTGTAGCGGATGGCAAGTATCTGTTTGGGCTTTCCGGAAATCCATCTGCCTGTTTCACAGGTTTTGAGCTGTTTGTGCGTCCGGCACTGCTGACCATGATGGGGGCTATGAAAATCTACCTGCCGCACACACGCGCAGTGCTGGATGAGGATTTTGCGAAAGCCAATCCGTTCACCCGCTTCATCCGGGCCAGCTATGACGGTGCCACTGTCCGGCCGGCTGGCTTTAATAAATCAAATGCAGTCTCCTCAATCGCCAGAGGCAACGCACTTATCGTGCTGCCGGGCGGAACAAGAGGATTTAAAGCGGGAGATCAGGTGGATGTGCTGTTACTTGGAAGCGAAGAAGGGACAGCGGAATGGAAACTGTGAAAATCCTGCAAGTCGTCGGGTTTAAGAACAGCGGCAAAACCACATTGATCCTGCAGCTGCTCAAGATGGCAGAACAGCTTGGCAAGTCGGTCGCGGTCATCAAGCACCATGGACATGGCGGAGCACTCGGTATGCCGCCGGCTGATACGGATAGCACCCGTTTTTTTGCCGCAGGGGCAGAAAGTTCGGTCGCTTTCGGCGGAGGAGTCATTCAGCTGCATATGCGAAAGCCCTTAGTAAGCGTAGAGGAATTGTTGACGCTGGCACAAATGCATGAGCCTGATCTGGTGCTTATCGAAGGATATAAAGATGCCAAATATGATAAAATTGTATTATTGCGGTCCGAGGAGGACTGGACAGATCTGCAGAAGTTGGACAATATTGTTTTAGTTATTGGACAGGAAACAACCCGGCTGAAAACGCGAGGGTTCATAGAACGCACTAACACAGATCAGCTGACATCGTGGTTCGCTGATTGGCTGGAAGGTGGAACAGATGAAAGCATTTGAAGTGACAGCCGAACCGATCAACCCGCAAGCATACGCCGATTATGTGCTGCGTCCGGAAGCAGGCGCAGTGACCGTGTTCACCGGTCATGTACGGGAATGGACAAAAGGTGTGCGCACACTGTATTTGGCTTACGAAGCGTATGTGCCAATGGCTGAAAAAAAACTGGCGGAAATCGGTCGGGAAATTGAAGACAGATGGGAAGGAACACGCGTAGCGATTGCCCACCGGATCGGCGAACTCCAGATCGGGGATATTGCAGTAGCGATTGCCGTTTCTTCACCGCATCGCCGGGTCGCTTACGAGGCGAATGAGTATGCGATCGAGCGGATTAAGGAAATGGTGCCTATCTGGAAAAAAGAGATTTGGGAAGACGGCGAGGAATGGATCGGCGACCAAAAGAAAAAACCCGAGGGGGAACAGAGATGATCCGATTGTTTTATTTTGCGGGACTTCGTGAATTGACGGGTGTCGCTGAAGAAAAGGCGGCACTCGCCGGTCAGACTGTTGAAGGCCTGTGGCAATGGGCGGAAGCAAAGTACCCGGGCATCCGGAACGGCTCTGTCCGGGTAGCGGTGAATGAAGAATACGCGCTGGCGAATGATATTCTGCAAGATGGTGACACAGTGGCATTCATTCCTCCGGTGAGCGGGGGCTGATGACGACAGTCGGAATCCTTCTTGCCGGCGGATTGTCCCGCCGTTATGGTTCTCCCAAAGCTTTTGCAAAAGCGGACGGAAAATACTTTTATGAACAGGTTTACGATGCACTGGAGGCAGCTGCAGACCAGGTGGTCGTTGTGGCAAGGCCGGAATTCGCGGACCGGTTTCCTGAAGTGTATGATGTAATCACTGATTTGCCTGAAGTGGCAGGACTCGGACCCTTGGCCGGTATTTTTTCGGCCATGTGCACCCATCCTGCTGACCGGTACATTGTACTGCCGTGTGACATGCCTTATATCGGCCGTACAGAAGTGAGGCGGCTGATGGAAGCATCGGGCGGCAGTGAAGGCGTGACGGCTGTAGCAACAGCGGCGTATCACGTTCCGCTGTTCAGTGTCTGGAGTAATCGGATGAGAGACGAAGTGGAACAGGAACTGGCGCAGGGGCAATTGAGTGTCATGAGATTTCTGGAGCGGGTGCCGGCAATCTGGATCGGATCTGAACGGATTCATGCAGACGAAGGCGTTTTCTGCAACATCAACAAACCGGATGACCAACGAAAGGGAGGGCGACACACATGACTGGACATGCACTGACAGACCGGCTTGGACGACCGATCCGCGACTTGCGGATTTCAGTGACGGACCGCTGTAATTTCCGCTGTTCGTACTGTATGCCGAAAGAGGTATTTGGCGATGATTATGTATTCCTGCCAAAAAACGAATTGCTGTCATTTGAGGAACTGCACCGGCTGACGGGATTATTTGCGTCGCTTGGCGTGAAGAAGATCAGACTGACCGGCGGTGAACCGCTCATGCGCAGAGGCCTTCCCGAACTGATTAAGAAAATCTTGTCTGTTGAGGGGATAGAAGACGTCGGTCTGACGACGAATGGCGTGATGCTCGGGCAGTATGCGCAGCCGCTTTACGACGCCGGGCTGCGCCGGCTGAATATCAGCCTGGATGCGCTAAATCCTGAGCTATTCGGCAAATTGAATGGCCGCGGCATCAAACCGGATCATATTCTAAAACAAATTGATCTCGCTCAGCAAATCGGTTTTGAGATTAAGATCAATATGGTGATCCAGAAAGACGTCAATGAATCGGAAATTCTGCCAATGGCTGCTTACTTCCGGGATCGTAATATCACATTGCGGTTTATCGAGTTCATGGATGTCGGTAATGACAATGGATGGAGTTTCGATAAAGTCATCACTAAAAAAGAAATCATCGACAGGCTGCAGGCAGCTTATGATCTTGAGCCGGTGGACCAGGATTACTTCGGGGAAGTGGCGAAACGCTATCGTTATAAAGGCACCGATGCACAAGTCGGCTTTATCACATCTGTGTCTGAATCTTTCTGTTCTTCCTGCACACGCGCGCGCTTGTCATCTGACGGCAAGTTCTATACCTGCCTGTTTGCTTCTTCCGGATTTGATGTTCGGGAGCTGATCCGCAATGGAGCCAGCGATGCCGAATTGCTGGACGCCATCAGCGGGGTATGGAACAGCCGGAGCGATCGTTATTCGGATGAGCGGACCGAGCAGACAGCCAAGAACAGGAACAAGATTGGCATGTCTTATATCGGCGGGTGAATAAGAAAAGCGCAAGCGCCCTGTAAGCCCCGACGAGCGCTGGAGGACTTACCGAAGGTGGCGCTCTTTGCCATCGCAGGTAAGGCTGAAGCGACTCGAGGGGCTGGGCGCTGGAGTCTGGACAACAAGAAAAGTGGAGAGAGCCGGACTAAGGAACGCAACCTAAAGGCACGACATCCTGTCGTAACGGTTGCATGACCCACATCCTGTGGGCCTCCGTTAGCGGATTGGAACGGCCGACCCGGAAACCTGTTTCCGGCGGAGGGCGTGAAATCAGCGTACGGGCTGGCGAACGAACTAGACAACAAGAAAAGCGCAAGCGCCCGGAACAGAGGAGGACAACCTAAAAACGCGGCATCCTGCCGCAACGGTTGTCTGACCCGCATCGTGCGGGCCCCCGACGAGCGCTGGAGGACTTCCGAAGATGGCGCTCTTTGCCATCGCGGGTAAGGTCGAAGCGACTCGAGGGGCTGGGCGCTGGAGTCTGGACAACAAGAAAAGTGGAGAGAGCCGGACTAAGGAACGCAACCTAAAGGCATCACATCCTGTCGTAACGGTTGCATGACCCATAAAAAGAAATGCTCCTGCGCAAGCTCGTCGCGAAGACAGAGGACCAAACGCTGTTTGTCCTCTGTCTTTCCTATGGGCCTGACCGCTGGAGTGCGGACGTAAAAAGGAACTTCCCATTCCCGGGAAGTTCCTTTTTGAAGTTCGCGCATATGTTAATAAGTCCGTTCTTCCACTTCATTGTGATCATCATCCAAGATGATTACTTTGCTTGGAGTGTTTGCTTTTGCAAGTTCTTCGGCTGCATCAATCGCACCGCTTTTTGTCGGATACGAATCATCCGGTGCCACTCCTTCGAGTGTCACAATCCAACGGGAAGCATCTTTATTCGGTTCTACAACATAGCGGTTCATTCCATTCAACTCCTTTTCGATTCGCGTTCTACTCCTTGTTATTTCCCGCCGTTCCAACGAATTAAACGAAAATAACTTACTTCGCTTTCATTTCGATACTTTTTCCTCTATGATGAAACTGGATTTATTTTATGAATGGAGGATGCTGCATGAAACTGCTGCAGGCACGAAAAGGTCAGTTCGTTTATTTCAATAACGAACTCCACAAGATTTACTCAGTAAAGCCCATATTAAAGCAATCACTGCATATGTACCGGATAAAGGATATGCAGCAAGTGCTTGCTCGGACGGACGAAGTTGTTCAAGTAAAACCGAAACCGAACGATTCCCTTATTTTCTGGGGGAAGCGCTATACTCTCAGAGATGATGTGCAGCCAAAGGAAAATGGATATATCCTAATCACAAAACCAGCTCCTGATTACTTGGATCATTACTCGCTGAACGAGTTTGAAAAAGTGGACCAAGTAAAAGATGATCATGTGATCACAACTCGCCGGAACTCAGTCCAGATGAATGAGTTTCTCGTACTGGTTCCAGGTAAGGAAGACAGCCAAAATGATATTGCTTACCAGGATCCCTCACTTGTTACTGCGCAGCAAATGTCAGAAGACGAGAACCTGGAAACGATTCTTACAGGTGAATCCGCATATGCCGCTTCAATCGGGGATATTTATGCCAATAGCAGCAGAGATATCCGGGCTATGGTAGTGGCAATTGTCGGAGATAAAGCTGTACTCGGGCATGGCGAGCAAATTCCATTGAAGGAACTGACACAGTCAGAAGATTGGCTGCTTGTATTGAGTGTAGAAACAGAAGAAGCATGAATAGGGTACTGACCGAAAAAGCGTTGCTTTTTCGGTTTTTCGTTAGGATAAAGCAGTTCGGGCAGAGAGATGAGTCAATGGATATAATCATGCAGGCAGAATGGTGAGAGTCTAAAGGTTTGTGCCATCTTTTAATAACGGCTGGTTTGGTTTCAATTGCCCAGTACGATTCTTGGTTAACTGATAATTACCATAAAAATCCTTCTACATAAAGCTTTTTAACTGAGTACAGGCAAGATTTTGAAATTGTCACGTAAATACTATACAATTAACACAATGTAAGCGATTAAAGTTCAGGGAGGGAATGGGAATGTCAAAGAAATGGATATTGGCTACAACTCTGATCGGCATGCCACTGCTGGCTGCCGGTTGTGCCGGAGACGATGAAGCAGAAGGAACTGGTGAAGAGCGGGAAGTGGATCTCAGTTTCATGCATTGGCGGGGGGAAGACCAGGCAGTCTTTGATGTGCTCATTGATCAGTTCGAATCAGAGAATCCCGATATCAATGTGGAACAGAATGTTTATCCGTCTGATCAGTACATGGCGACGGCACAACGCATGCTGCAGGAAGGATCTACAGGTGATGTATTTGCGACATTCCCGGGAGCGCAATTTGAAGCCCTTGAATCGGCTGGGTTCTTTGAAGACCTGTCAGATGAGGAATTTGTGGCAAACTTCGACGAGGGAGCAATTGAAGTCGGGCAGGCGGATGGCCGGCAGTTAGCGTTGCCGTACCAGCTCGTGTTCAATATGCCTGTTTATAATACAGAAATCTTCGAAGAACTGGGGCTTGAAGTCCCCCAGAGTTGGGATGAATTTATCGCAATGGGAGAGACATTGAAAGAAAATGACATCATCCCGATTGCGTTTCCAGGTGCAGATATTGGACCGAACCAATTCATGAATTCCATGGTGATGAATAATGCACCGGACGGAGCCTTTACGGACCTGGTAGCCGGTGAAGCGGCGCTGACGGACGACTGGTGGATCCAGACCCTTGAGCAGTTCCAGTACCTGCAGGAAAACGATTTCTTCCAGGAAGATGCCCTCGGTACAAACCAGGATGCAGCGATGGCACTCGTGGCGAATGGCGAAGCAGCCATGCTGGCTACTGGCTCTTACCATATGGCATCCCTTCTTGAACTGAATCCCGATCTTCAGCTCGACTTACTGGCACCAATTACGGTATCAGAAGAAGAAGCACGGTATGAAGGTATCCACACAGCAACATTTATGCTGGCAATTAACAGCAACTCTGAAAATAAAGAAGCGGCAGCAGAATTCATCGAATTTCTTTCCCAGCCTGAAGTTGCTTCCCAGTACGCAAATGAGACAGGGCAGCATCTGACGGTAACAGGAGTCGAATATGAATCCGAAGCCCTTCAGAATACCTCATACTGGATCGATGAACGGGAAACGCGTTTCCAGCCGCGCTATATGATTACAAATGCCCAGGTGGAAGATGCGGTACTGAGTTCCATCGAGAATGTAATCGGCGGTGCAGCTCCTGAAGAAGCAGCAGCGGAAGCACAGCAAGTGGTTGAAGAAGTTACCGAGTAGACAGAAAGCTGTCACTCGCCATGGCGGGTGACAGCTTATTTTAGGTTGAGGAGGGAGTCCGTGAAAAATTCAAAATCACTTTTTTGGTTCTTCGTTCCGGGGTTTCTTCTGTATTTGGTCTTTTTTCTTTATCCGACCGTAAGTGCGTTATTTTATTCCTTTACAGATTGGGACGGACTCAGTGAGAATTTCCAGTACGTCGGATTTGAAAATTATGAGCGGGCCTTCACCGGCGACTCGATTTTTAAAAAAGTAGCGGTCAATAATCTGCAGTTCATGTTTACGGTAGTTATCCTGCAGACGATTGTTGCACTCGCGTTTGCGATGTTGCTCATCCGAAACACAAGAACAAACGTTTTTTTTCGGGCACTTTATTTTTTTCCGACGATTCTGTCGTCCGTGTCGGTTGCATTTATCTGGGCATTTATTTACGACCCTACATTTGGCATCTTGAATAATTTTCTCGAAGCGGCAGGACTCGGGGCGCTGACACAGAGTTGGCTTGGTAATGCCGATATTGCGATTTATTCACTTGCCATCACTCAAGTGTGGTTCCATGCCGGGCAAATGCTCATCATTTTTGTCGCAGGTCTGCAATCCATCCCGGAAGACCTCTATGAAGTGGCCAGAATTGAAGGGGCAAGCAAATGGCAGACGTTCCGGAATGTCACTTGGCCGCTTTTGGCGCCTTCTGCAACGATTGTTGTGGCTTATACGACAATCCAGTCTTTTAAGGCATTTGATCTTGTATTTGCCATGACGGGCGGGGGGCCAAATAACTCGACAGAAATTATAGCCACGTACATTTATGAAGTGGCGTTCAGAGGGTATGAGTTTGGTTACGCTTCTGCCGTCTCTGTCCTATTCATGCTTATTATCGGAATCATTACATATCTCCAATTCAAAGCGCTGCGGTCCGACCGCGTGTCGTACTAAGGAAGGTGGACCTGCATGCTACGTAAATTTCCTGTTATCATCTATGCATTGCTGATCATCGTGCCACTTCTGATTGTAGTCCTTACATCTATGAAAACCATGCAGCAGACGTTCCAGAATCCGCTGGGCGTGCCTGACGACGGACTGGTTTTTGAAAACTATGCTGCCATCTTTGAAGAACAGAACATGGCTGGCTATTTTGCCAATAGTGTAATTGTCACGATTTTTTCTGTTACGTTTACACTTTTATTTTCATCCATGATTGCGTTCGGTATAACAATGCTGAATAATTGGCTCGGCAACCTGCTTTTTACTGTTTTTATCTTAGGGATGATGGTGCCGGCGCAAGTAAGCATGATTCCGCTTTATTCACTCGTGCTCGATTTAGGGCTTACCAATAGTCTGGTGGGACTGATTCTCGTGAATATATCCGTCACACTGCCTATTGCTGTCTTTATTCTGACCGGCTTCATGCGGACGCTGCCGAAAGAATTGATTGAAGCTGCAGTAATTGACGGGGCGGGGAACTGGAAAGTGTTCTCCCGGGTCATCATCCCGCTTTCGCTGCCATCCATGTCCGCGGCAGCTATTTTCCTTTTCGTGATTCACTGGAACGATTTGCTGTATCCGCTACTCCTGGTCACAGAAGACGATTATGTCACTTTGCCGCTAGCGTTGCTGCAGTTCCAAGGCCAGTATTCCACTAACTATCCGATGCTGTTTACCGGCGTCATCATTGCCTCATTGCCAATGGTGATTGCTTATGTATTCCTGCAGCGATTTTTCGTAGCCGGTATTACGGCCGGTGCGATGAAAGGATAATTGAAAGGGGAGAAGTCAATTGACACTGCAGCTTATGATCAATGGCCGGATATTTGATGTAACTGGTTTTTTCGAAAAGGAGCACCTTGGCCGCCGAATCGTGGGCTTTGACTTTCAAGTGACACATGAGAGTTACCATGACGTTACCGTACTTCTGTATGAAAATGACTTCCGGGTCGAAATTCCATCCTTGGAAGTAGATTTTCAGGCAGTTATTCACAATTATTTCACTTCCTTCACAAATCTT
Above is a genomic segment from Planococcus lenghuensis containing:
- a CDS encoding nitrate/nitrite transporter — encoded protein: MIKKTQLPLQTANLVVGFMVWVIISALMPFISEDITIPPERLALVTAIPVILGSVLRIPLGYWANLFGARIVFLISFLLLLFPVFYISEASSVNDLIIGGLFLGIGGAIFSVGVTSLPKYYPKEKHGFVNGIYGAGNIGTAITTFSAPIIATQIGWTATVKLYLVLLLVFAALNFFAGDRQENKVKVPLMEQIKSVYKNEKLWFFSLFYFITFGSFVAFTVYLPNFLVTNFGLEKVDAGMRTAGFIALATFLRPLGGWLADKFQPLFLLIGTFGVYTIAAIILAFSPSIGLYTVGTLAIAVSAGIGNGVIFKLVPFYFHKQAGIANGIVSMMGGLGGFFPPLMLAAIYSITGQYSIGFMLLSQVALASLVIVIWLYYQDRLAVAAEVFDSMGQGVIVTDVSGNIRAVNPAFTRLTGFSKEDVIGQNPRIMQSGKQSKEFYSKMWKEIKENGIWQGEIWNKRKNGEEYLQWLNISTVKDETGEPIQYVGTFSDITAKQESKTKGLSV
- a CDS encoding MogA/MoaB family molybdenum cofactor biosynthesis protein, which produces MLQPFQGDRALRIAVLTVSDTRNEQTDKGGPLVQELALAAGLEIGAYEIRKDDTTAIREVLAEWLQREDLDAVVTTGGTGIANRDVTIEAVRPMLQKELDGFGELFRFLSYAEDIGTKALLSRALGGTAAEKAIFVLPGSTGAVRLAMERLILPEIHHIMKELTKHRQPRV
- the mobB gene encoding molybdopterin-guanine dinucleotide biosynthesis protein B, with product METVKILQVVGFKNSGKTTLILQLLKMAEQLGKSVAVIKHHGHGGALGMPPADTDSTRFFAAGAESSVAFGGGVIQLHMRKPLVSVEELLTLAQMHEPDLVLIEGYKDAKYDKIVLLRSEEDWTDLQKLDNIVLVIGQETTRLKTRGFIERTNTDQLTSWFADWLEGGTDESI
- a CDS encoding molybdenum cofactor guanylyltransferase gives rise to the protein MTTVGILLAGGLSRRYGSPKAFAKADGKYFYEQVYDALEAAADQVVVVARPEFADRFPEVYDVITDLPEVAGLGPLAGIFSAMCTHPADRYIVLPCDMPYIGRTEVRRLMEASGGSEGVTAVATAAYHVPLFSVWSNRMRDEVEQELAQGQLSVMRFLERVPAIWIGSERIHADEGVFCNINKPDDQRKGGRHT
- a CDS encoding ThiF family adenylyltransferase, which encodes MNERYSRQTLFKPIGHAGQQQLSEAAVTIVGCGALGSAIAETLVRAGIGEIHLVDRDYVEWSNLQRQQLFTEEDAKQMLPKVAAAETRLKAIRGDVRLYTYLDNLDAPLAEKLAAGSNVIMDATDNFETRLLISDVAAKYQIPWIYGACVGSSGVVFPFVPGESACFRCLLPVLPSVNETCDTVGIIAPAVQITAALQCAEALKWLSGNREALRKKVHHFNLWDNSQLDVGISRIRNAACETCGEEPVYPSLQSVGYGAAVLCGRDAVQILPDPNRPITLDDAEQVGSRLEANVRRTPYFVELTALGHRMVLFGNGRLLIHGTKNAKEGQRLYHQLFG
- the moaC gene encoding cyclic pyranopterin monophosphate synthase MoaC; this encodes MSELTHFNKQGRAKMVDVSDKAETVRTARARTAVLLNKVIYRQIKEGTNKKGDVFAVAQVAGVMAAKNTAQIIPMCHPLALSGVDIEFQWNVDEDANHYEVILIAAVKTKGPTGVEMEALTAASAAALTIYDMCKAAGKEMVIGPTMLIEKTGGKSGDYTRG
- a CDS encoding molybdenum cofactor biosynthesis protein MoaE encodes the protein MKAFEVTAEPINPQAYADYVLRPEAGAVTVFTGHVREWTKGVRTLYLAYEAYVPMAEKKLAEIGREIEDRWEGTRVAIAHRIGELQIGDIAVAIAVSSPHRRVAYEANEYAIERIKEMVPIWKKEIWEDGEEWIGDQKKKPEGEQR
- the moaD gene encoding molybdopterin converting factor subunit 1, whose translation is MIRLFYFAGLRELTGVAEEKAALAGQTVEGLWQWAEAKYPGIRNGSVRVAVNEEYALANDILQDGDTVAFIPPVSGG
- a CDS encoding DUF2188 domain-containing protein; translation: MNRYVVEPNKDASRWIVTLEGVAPDDSYPTKSGAIDAAEELAKANTPSKVIILDDDHNEVEERTY
- the moaA gene encoding GTP 3',8-cyclase MoaA, giving the protein MTGHALTDRLGRPIRDLRISVTDRCNFRCSYCMPKEVFGDDYVFLPKNELLSFEELHRLTGLFASLGVKKIRLTGGEPLMRRGLPELIKKILSVEGIEDVGLTTNGVMLGQYAQPLYDAGLRRLNISLDALNPELFGKLNGRGIKPDHILKQIDLAQQIGFEIKINMVIQKDVNESEILPMAAYFRDRNITLRFIEFMDVGNDNGWSFDKVITKKEIIDRLQAAYDLEPVDQDYFGEVAKRYRYKGTDAQVGFITSVSESFCSSCTRARLSSDGKFYTCLFASSGFDVRELIRNGASDAELLDAISGVWNSRSDRYSDERTEQTAKNRNKIGMSYIGG
- a CDS encoding molybdopterin molybdotransferase MoeA, whose product is MVEHRKPIPVHEAVARVINKAKPLGTETVPLAESYGRILAEPVAASHAVPPFDRSPYDGFAIRSTDSVGASGDHRVKFAIVDYIGAGAVSKAVLGPNEAVRIMTGAQLPEGADAVVMLEQTAELENGFTIRKPFKALENLSLKGEDVQEGEEVVPAGSLIHPGTIAVLATFGYAEVRVAKRPVVGVLSTGTELLDVSEPLVPGKIRNSNGPMIAAQLARMGIDCKMYGLSVDHLEDSLKAVQRAAAETDCLITTGGVSVGDFDFLPAIYERLGAQVLFNKVAMRPGSVTTVAVADGKYLFGLSGNPSACFTGFELFVRPALLTMMGAMKIYLPHTRAVLDEDFAKANPFTRFIRASYDGATVRPAGFNKSNAVSSIARGNALIVLPGGTRGFKAGDQVDVLLLGSEEGTAEWKL